Proteins encoded in a region of the Deltaproteobacteria bacterium genome:
- a CDS encoding DUF721 domain-containing protein: protein MAKPEGWKSAADILAALLPNLASGERFREYRVWEVWEAAVGHVVARKAQPSKIQRGRLFVTVSNSAYLQEMQFYKAQIRDSVNRQLGELIVKDIFFILGRVTVLNLRPEAPPRRALPPFQEIDAPKIGRPDLDAAFESVLAARRRRLKEGKNG from the coding sequence ATGGCAAAACCTGAAGGGTGGAAATCGGCAGCGGATATTCTGGCGGCGCTTTTGCCCAATCTTGCCAGCGGAGAACGATTCCGTGAGTATCGTGTCTGGGAAGTGTGGGAAGCCGCCGTGGGTCATGTGGTGGCGCGTAAGGCGCAACCCAGCAAAATTCAGCGTGGACGGCTCTTTGTTACGGTCTCTAATTCCGCCTATTTGCAGGAGATGCAATTCTACAAAGCGCAGATTCGTGACTCCGTGAATCGGCAACTCGGCGAGCTGATAGTCAAAGACATCTTTTTCATACTCGGGCGGGTGACGGTGCTGAATCTACGGCCCGAAGCGCCGCCACGCCGGGCCTTGCCCCCATTCCAAGAAATCGACGCGCCCAAGATTGGCCGCCCGGATTTGGATGCTGCCTTCGAGTCGGTGCTTGCCGCTCGCCGCCGTCGTCTCAAAGAAGGAAAGAATGGCTGA